In one window of Pseudobdellovibrionaceae bacterium DNA:
- the fliG gene encoding flagellar motor switch protein FliG, producing the protein MARLKKVDNIVFDKLRGHEKAAILINYLGAEAAKTIFKNIDDGDIRKLLGTMARYRIVPIDITKKVLEEFYEMISESEDYIFSEGPTTKETVVEAVGEERARGILGHMTTGSPVQRQLESLELVDSKSLSNFLLNEHPQTIAVILAHLEPEKKGEVLKRLPDALQAEVVLRLSNLDHVAPELISEVDRVLKTELSNIGTVEQASMGGVQPVAEMLNVMDKNTETSIMSRIEEKDPILAEEIRKLMFVFEDIVKIDDKGIQTLLKEVPNDKLLLALKTADDEIKNKIFKNISQRAANLLKDDLSNMGPSRLSDVESAQVEIVNIARRLESEGKILIARGGSEDSLV; encoded by the coding sequence ATGGCTCGTTTAAAGAAAGTTGACAATATCGTCTTTGATAAGCTGCGTGGCCACGAAAAGGCGGCTATTTTGATTAATTACCTGGGCGCTGAAGCCGCCAAGACAATATTTAAAAATATCGACGACGGTGACATTCGTAAACTTTTGGGAACCATGGCTCGGTATCGCATTGTACCCATAGACATCACCAAAAAGGTGCTGGAAGAATTCTATGAAATGATCAGTGAATCCGAAGACTACATTTTTTCAGAAGGTCCGACTACAAAAGAGACCGTGGTAGAGGCCGTTGGAGAAGAAAGGGCCAGAGGGATTCTTGGACACATGACCACGGGTTCACCTGTTCAGCGTCAACTAGAGAGTCTTGAGCTTGTTGACTCAAAATCTCTATCTAACTTTTTGCTGAACGAGCACCCTCAGACGATCGCCGTTATTCTTGCCCATTTGGAGCCTGAGAAAAAGGGTGAGGTTCTCAAGCGGTTGCCGGATGCTCTGCAAGCCGAGGTGGTATTGCGTTTGTCTAACCTGGACCACGTGGCACCAGAGCTAATCTCTGAGGTGGATCGGGTTTTGAAAACTGAACTCTCTAATATTGGAACTGTGGAACAGGCTTCCATGGGCGGAGTTCAGCCCGTGGCTGAAATGCTCAACGTAATGGATAAAAACACAGAAACTTCAATTATGTCGCGGATTGAAGAAAAAGACCCAATCCTGGCTGAGGAAATCAGAAAACTCATGTTCGTATTTGAAGACATTGTCAAAATTGACGACAAAGGGATCCAGACTCTTCTTAAAGAAGTACCAAATGACAAACTTCTTTTGGCCCTTAAAACAGCTGACGATGAGATCAAGAACAAGATTTTCAAAAATATTTCTCAACGGGCAGCCAACTTGCTCAAAGACGATCTTTCAAATATGGGGCCCTCGCGGCTTTCAGATGTGGAATCGGCCCAAGTGGAGATTGTCAACATTGCACGACGTCTCGAATCAGAAGGAAAGATCCTCATAGCCAGAGGTGGCTCTGAGGACTCTCTTGTTTAA
- the fliF gene encoding flagellar M-ring protein FliF, with translation MQDLLGNLIGQFREYTKALSPVKRNSLLASVLVGSVGISIVVAMVSGTHYKPLFTNVASDQLPLIVEKLQKRNVPFDLQDDGKTITVPEELLHATQMAIMAELGNTKVGNTGLEMFAKQDFGVTSYAQRINYQRALQGELMRSINTLTAIKQSKVLLAIPPKKTFLEESGEPTASVVVELNAGKTLTEEQVKGITYLVAASVEKLVPEKVTVVDSRGKVLSKQYSAEGVVSAELLDLKKKVEAEFEESIESMLSRVVGTGKVIAKVNATLNPRHTSSVEELVDADSSAVRSQQSEEELLDGARNNPAGIPGARANLPGAEDQGQVGFRQNVRREIKTLNYSVPKTVKRIREAAGDLERVTVAVLVDGVMTNVTNEKGDQVQQWQERSAADLVKYENIVKNAIGFNASRGDSVKIENIQFEKEDFKEAEELLTNLERRQLLRSLLKWSLLGFALAMFFFIVVRPFMRWVTDSFQDTVEDMLPRTIEELEDLQSVDNTLPGMSGALPVLEEAIDPNKAESELLKERIVTLMGEDVEKSTAAMNLWLSRRDL, from the coding sequence ATGCAGGACTTATTGGGCAATTTAATTGGGCAATTCCGAGAGTATACAAAGGCACTTTCGCCGGTAAAGAGAAATTCCTTACTGGCCTCAGTGCTTGTCGGATCTGTCGGTATTTCAATTGTTGTGGCTATGGTATCGGGTACCCATTATAAGCCGCTATTCACCAATGTTGCCTCTGATCAGCTGCCACTAATTGTTGAGAAACTGCAAAAGAGAAATGTGCCGTTTGACCTCCAAGATGATGGAAAAACAATCACGGTTCCAGAAGAGCTTCTTCATGCCACGCAAATGGCGATCATGGCTGAATTGGGCAACACAAAAGTGGGCAACACAGGTCTTGAGATGTTCGCAAAACAAGACTTCGGTGTGACGTCATATGCCCAGCGTATCAACTATCAACGAGCCCTTCAGGGCGAGCTGATGCGATCGATCAATACATTGACTGCAATCAAGCAGTCAAAAGTGCTTTTGGCGATCCCCCCAAAGAAGACCTTTCTTGAGGAATCTGGTGAGCCCACAGCTTCGGTGGTGGTGGAGCTGAATGCAGGCAAAACACTGACTGAAGAACAGGTGAAAGGAATCACATATCTTGTGGCCGCCTCTGTCGAAAAGCTGGTTCCTGAAAAGGTCACCGTTGTAGACTCTCGCGGAAAAGTGTTGTCAAAGCAATACTCAGCAGAGGGCGTGGTTTCAGCCGAACTTCTTGATCTGAAGAAGAAAGTAGAGGCCGAGTTTGAAGAAAGCATTGAATCAATGCTTTCTCGCGTTGTGGGCACTGGTAAGGTAATTGCCAAGGTGAATGCCACATTAAACCCGCGCCATACTAGCAGTGTTGAAGAGCTTGTTGATGCTGACTCTTCAGCTGTAAGAAGCCAACAATCAGAAGAAGAGCTACTCGATGGCGCCCGTAATAACCCTGCCGGCATACCCGGTGCTCGAGCGAATTTGCCAGGTGCAGAAGACCAAGGGCAAGTGGGATTTCGCCAAAACGTGCGGCGCGAGATAAAAACACTAAATTACTCTGTGCCAAAAACAGTAAAAAGAATCAGAGAAGCCGCTGGAGACCTAGAAAGAGTAACGGTTGCGGTCTTGGTTGATGGCGTAATGACCAATGTTACAAATGAAAAAGGCGACCAGGTTCAGCAGTGGCAAGAGCGATCAGCGGCGGATTTAGTAAAATATGAAAATATCGTTAAAAACGCCATCGGATTTAATGCCTCTCGGGGTGATTCTGTAAAAATCGAAAATATTCAATTTGAAAAAGAGGATTTTAAAGAGGCCGAAGAGCTGTTGACAAACCTTGAGCGTCGGCAACTTTTGCGAAGTCTCTTAAAGTGGTCACTCCTCGGCTTTGCTTTGGCCATGTTTTTCTTTATCGTTGTAAGGCCGTTTATGAGATGGGTAACAGACTCGTTTCAAGACACAGTTGAGGATATGTTACCTCGAACAATAGAAGAGCTTGAAGATTTGCAATCAGTAGATAACACGTTGCCAGGAATGTCAGGGGCACTACCTGTACTGGAAGAAGCCATTGATCCGAACAAAGCTGAGAGTGAACTCCTGAAAGAGCGAATAGTGACTTTGATGGGTGAAGATGTTGAAAAATCGACGGCTGCAATGAACTTGTGGTTATCAAGGAGAGATCTGTAA
- the flgC gene encoding flagellar basal body rod protein FlgC: MDFSRAMRVSSSGLTSQRMRMNTISSNIANVNTTRTPEGGPYRRKDVVFEAIPDAKDFGEILTTSPDKNVQRVQVTDVVVDRKAPLLKYEPDHVDANEEGYVAYPNINLMEEMTNMIQATRSYEANVSAMQATKDMAMTALEIGR, encoded by the coding sequence ATGGATTTTTCACGGGCTATGAGAGTTTCTAGCAGTGGTCTGACTTCGCAGCGGATGCGGATGAATACCATTTCTAGCAATATCGCCAACGTCAACACGACACGCACTCCAGAGGGCGGTCCATACAGACGAAAGGACGTGGTGTTTGAAGCCATTCCCGACGCTAAGGATTTTGGCGAAATATTAACGACGTCCCCCGATAAGAATGTTCAAAGAGTGCAAGTGACAGATGTCGTTGTAGACCGAAAAGCACCACTACTTAAGTATGAGCCCGACCATGTTGATGCCAATGAAGAGGGCTATGTGGCATATCCAAATATCAATTTGATGGAAGAAATGACTAATATGATTCAGGCCACTCGATCCTACGAGGCTAACGTCTCGGCCATGCAAGCAACAAAAGACATGGCAATGACTGCACTAGAGATTGGTCGTTAA
- the fliE gene encoding flagellar hook-basal body complex protein FliE, whose protein sequence is MDGLTISTSESLLNTGKTVSEINDLKLRKELQSGTDVSDSKSFADTLKDAVQSVNALQKDADIKMQQLATGEAKNIPEVMVAAEKADIAFKLMVQVRNKIIEAYQEVMKMQV, encoded by the coding sequence ATGGACGGTTTGACCATATCAACATCTGAGTCATTATTAAATACTGGTAAAACAGTATCTGAGATTAATGACCTCAAGTTAAGAAAAGAACTACAGTCTGGAACAGATGTTTCGGATTCGAAGTCTTTTGCCGACACATTAAAAGACGCTGTGCAATCCGTAAATGCTCTGCAAAAAGACGCTGACATAAAAATGCAACAGTTGGCCACAGGCGAGGCAAAGAACATCCCTGAAGTTATGGTTGCTGCTGAAAAGGCAGATATCGCATTTAAGTTAATGGTCCAAGTTCGAAATAAAATTATTGAAGCTTATCAAGAAGTTATGAAGATGCAGGTGTAA
- a CDS encoding ABC transporter permease — translation MSPLRRLLKFLGGNFNLAQQAWRETLTRPFYGDLVIEQVFQIGVRSFPLVIIVALSVGMVMALQFGVGLAKFGGKFYVPKIVSMSIVRELGPAFASLMMAARVGAGITSEVGSMKVTEQIDAIRALGTSPIKKIVIPRVLACLITVPILAIMANTVGIAGGLAVGVFDLQLDPSFYLNKIFDTIKIVDYLSGFVKTFAFAIFIAIPACYYGMNVKGGTQGVGIATTKSVVVSCILIVIGDFFLTKLLIVVESWL, via the coding sequence ATGAGCCCTCTTCGTCGACTTTTAAAATTTTTAGGTGGAAATTTTAATTTGGCTCAACAGGCTTGGCGAGAGACTTTGACTAGACCCTTTTATGGAGACCTCGTCATAGAGCAAGTCTTTCAAATTGGAGTGCGCTCATTCCCCCTTGTGATAATCGTGGCTCTTAGCGTGGGCATGGTAATGGCCCTACAGTTTGGGGTTGGCCTAGCAAAGTTTGGCGGTAAGTTTTATGTTCCTAAAATTGTATCCATGTCGATCGTCCGAGAGCTCGGGCCCGCCTTTGCCAGCCTGATGATGGCCGCTCGGGTGGGGGCAGGAATCACTTCTGAAGTGGGATCAATGAAAGTCACTGAACAAATTGATGCTATTCGAGCTCTGGGAACTTCTCCGATCAAAAAGATAGTGATTCCCAGGGTACTTGCCTGCTTGATTACAGTTCCTATTTTAGCAATTATGGCTAATACCGTGGGCATTGCCGGTGGTTTAGCCGTTGGTGTATTTGACCTTCAACTTGATCCTTCTTTTTATTTGAACAAAATCTTCGATACGATCAAAATAGTCGATTACTTATCGGGGTTTGTAAAAACTTTTGCCTTTGCCATTTTTATTGCGATTCCTGCCTGCTACTACGGCATGAACGTCAAAGGCGGCACTCAGGGTGTTGGTATTGCGACGACAAAGTCTGTTGTGGTTTCTTGTATCCTTATTGTCATCGGTGACTTCTTTTTGACAAAACTGTTGATCGTGGTGGAATCATGGCTTTAA
- a CDS encoding sigma-54-dependent Fis family transcriptional regulator produces MNLKVLHTADPTVRKILETAGNIALSRAAVLISGESGTGKELLARYIHAKSTRATKPFYAINCAAVPEGLLESELFGYEKGAFTSADSRKIGKFEQADGSTFLLDEISEMPLLLQAKLLRVIQEGEIERLGGTTPIKVNVRIIATTNRNLAEMVKSGKFREDLYYRLNVIPITLPALRQRPRDIEMLSKLFAEISCDENGLLLKQLSDEAKAKLASWRWPGNVRELQNVVERSVLLSSGAIISADEILIEGYEAMQEKNVQLKPGLTVSEAERLLIMKTLEFTEQNRTRAAHMLGISIRTLRNKLNEYKRVVTP; encoded by the coding sequence ATGAACCTAAAAGTACTACACACAGCAGACCCCACAGTTAGAAAAATTCTTGAAACGGCAGGCAACATTGCTTTAAGCCGAGCTGCGGTTTTAATCTCAGGAGAAAGTGGAACGGGAAAGGAGCTTCTGGCTCGGTACATCCACGCCAAAAGCACTCGAGCCACAAAGCCGTTTTACGCGATCAACTGTGCGGCTGTACCCGAAGGCCTTTTAGAAAGCGAACTTTTTGGATACGAAAAGGGTGCCTTCACGAGTGCCGATTCCCGAAAGATCGGAAAGTTTGAACAAGCCGATGGCAGCACTTTTCTTTTAGATGAAATCAGTGAAATGCCGTTGTTGCTGCAGGCGAAGTTATTGCGGGTTATACAAGAGGGTGAAATTGAACGTCTTGGTGGAACTACTCCAATTAAAGTGAATGTGCGGATTATCGCCACGACCAATCGAAATTTGGCGGAGATGGTGAAGTCCGGGAAGTTTAGAGAAGATTTGTATTATAGGCTAAACGTAATTCCAATAACGTTGCCAGCACTTCGGCAGCGACCGAGAGATATTGAAATGCTCTCGAAGCTATTTGCAGAAATATCTTGTGACGAAAACGGCCTGTTGTTGAAACAGCTTTCAGATGAGGCAAAAGCCAAGCTCGCAAGCTGGCGTTGGCCTGGAAATGTCAGAGAGTTGCAGAATGTGGTGGAGCGATCTGTGTTGCTGTCGTCGGGCGCGATTATATCGGCAGATGAAATTTTGATTGAAGGCTATGAGGCGATGCAAGAAAAGAATGTCCAACTTAAACCGGGGTTAACGGTTTCTGAGGCTGAACGTCTATTGATTATGAAAACTCTTGAGTTCACTGAACAAAACAGAACTAGAGCCGCCCATATGTTGGGTATAAGCATTCGTACATTAAGAAATAAACTCAATGAATATAAAAGGGTGGTAACGCCATGA
- the flgB gene encoding flagellar basal body rod protein FlgB, with product MSLFDKTTNSLGAATNMRLLRQNVITGNIANAETPGYKAKKLDFEAALSRAIDQEGFAKMNTEHADHFPVGRGAISRLKADVYDNPEINVTNDGNTVDLETEMAKLSENTILYKAAIQLMNKKLATMRYAATEGTR from the coding sequence ATGAGCCTTTTTGACAAAACCACAAATTCCCTTGGGGCGGCAACGAATATGCGCCTACTAAGGCAGAATGTAATCACAGGTAATATCGCTAATGCCGAAACTCCAGGATACAAAGCAAAAAAGTTGGATTTCGAAGCAGCCCTTTCTAGGGCCATTGACCAAGAGGGATTTGCGAAAATGAACACAGAGCATGCAGATCATTTTCCTGTGGGCCGAGGGGCCATTTCTCGTTTGAAAGCTGACGTTTATGATAATCCTGAGATCAATGTGACAAATGACGGAAACACTGTGGACCTTGAAACTGAAATGGCAAAGCTTTCAGAGAATACCATTTTGTATAAGGCGGCTATTCAACTAATGAACAAGAAGTTAGCGACAATGCGCTACGCCGCTACTGAAGGGACTAGATAA
- a CDS encoding tetratricopeptide repeat protein, which produces MFKGTAKLKFSAQKPFKWLTVAFIGGFTSFAFAVSGEVTKIGDTTHIEFSGRAQWNYELERPEEKLFILNIEPFDEATVTRLSSWKGAHISRIKVNKNGSDGRYKVEFHVADSSVETFDYLTDDPSRVIVDFYRDEVKVAPAPPVQEKKKTVKKASGGERKPASELLIVSDDSTPYSSPETNQVVSGESGPERGIFDGSDPDYARFLMKDYEISEEAIIASRQNIYIRFPMLKMPHNRLSDLLENRPDYVIRPQDSQENKEARLLLTLSKKKRFSTFLKTYEYFTTKYPTSTYDEIVRNLAAEVHYDLYLSTKDKYHYTEFQKISQYLMENYAGSDLSERNHLLLAYSDLKEKNYTETIRQLLSYLERYKAGDEYEPANFALSESYLGMQQYDKAQEVLANIEANSKLPSAVAEAKFRQGDILFFQKKYKLAANVYKEAMQKYPKFRTTYPNGLYNLAESEFWMGRYQESLSTYVEFVKDFPNHYHGGYALTRIGELLEILGASTEKIIGALLESRFRYGDHPGSQVARIRLISQQMKGMKEKELSKSLTEIKEIAKGSPLPRMEEFTTLKIADGLHRRKEFARAVNYLKDYYQKNPMTTSLDFFRRRIANEMSDVVKIKVDSQEFIGALEYVKANSHTWLRGSDRVDIPFFVAESFEQASVLDEAERGYKEVLVRLEKMAGTQEEKERRVHEHLPKMAEVKLRLAKVSLDQRKYKESDEYLKKITQHEDLSADDYIEMIRVSAKVNERRGLLRLAKHDLEKLVENWKGQASKLGPAYVDLAELHYKGGAYKTAADYVDHAAESLAQVQEQDPELDLRMRRLKGDILVQQGQEMAAVEAYLGVLDSYESKMPLGSLRFKVGDLLYARGDVKGAETIWQGLADNDSLYKTLAQEKLTRAKWQDEYQRYVDRIPAASSINAREKSQ; this is translated from the coding sequence ATGTTTAAAGGCACAGCCAAACTAAAGTTTAGTGCACAGAAACCCTTCAAATGGTTGACCGTTGCATTTATTGGAGGATTCACTTCCTTCGCTTTTGCTGTGTCTGGTGAAGTCACCAAAATTGGTGATACAACCCATATTGAGTTTTCAGGTCGGGCTCAATGGAACTACGAGCTGGAGCGCCCAGAAGAAAAACTATTCATTCTAAATATTGAACCCTTTGATGAGGCTACGGTGACTCGACTTTCATCCTGGAAAGGGGCGCACATATCAAGAATCAAAGTTAATAAAAATGGCAGCGATGGGCGTTATAAAGTCGAATTTCACGTTGCAGACAGCAGCGTAGAGACCTTCGATTACCTCACCGACGATCCTTCTCGAGTGATAGTAGATTTCTACCGCGACGAGGTGAAGGTGGCGCCGGCGCCTCCGGTTCAAGAAAAAAAGAAGACGGTCAAAAAGGCGTCAGGCGGCGAGCGCAAACCTGCCAGCGAATTGCTAATAGTGTCTGATGATTCCACGCCTTATTCCTCTCCTGAGACAAATCAGGTGGTGTCTGGTGAGTCTGGTCCCGAGCGCGGCATCTTTGATGGGTCAGATCCAGACTACGCACGATTTTTAATGAAAGACTACGAAATCAGCGAAGAGGCAATTATTGCTAGCAGGCAGAATATCTATATTCGTTTTCCCATGTTAAAAATGCCTCACAATCGCTTAAGTGATCTTCTTGAAAATCGACCCGACTATGTGATTCGCCCACAGGACTCTCAAGAAAATAAAGAAGCGCGGCTACTTTTGACTTTAAGTAAAAAGAAGCGGTTTTCCACATTTCTTAAAACTTATGAATACTTCACAACTAAATATCCTACTTCGACATACGATGAAATTGTTCGAAATCTGGCCGCCGAAGTTCACTATGATCTGTACCTAAGCACTAAAGATAAGTATCACTACACGGAGTTTCAAAAAATATCTCAATATTTGATGGAGAACTATGCCGGGTCGGATCTCAGTGAGCGGAATCATCTGTTGTTGGCGTATTCAGATCTTAAGGAGAAAAATTACACCGAGACCATACGACAACTTCTGAGTTATTTAGAACGCTACAAAGCCGGTGACGAATACGAGCCAGCTAACTTTGCCTTGTCTGAGAGTTATCTGGGGATGCAGCAATATGATAAGGCCCAAGAAGTTTTAGCAAACATAGAGGCAAACTCCAAGTTACCCAGCGCCGTAGCAGAAGCCAAGTTCAGACAGGGCGACATTCTCTTTTTTCAGAAAAAATACAAGTTGGCAGCCAATGTCTACAAAGAAGCCATGCAAAAATACCCCAAATTTCGAACAACTTATCCAAATGGTCTATACAATTTAGCCGAGTCAGAGTTTTGGATGGGCCGATATCAAGAAAGTCTCAGCACCTATGTCGAGTTCGTGAAAGATTTCCCCAATCACTATCACGGAGGGTATGCCCTTACGCGCATAGGTGAGCTTCTTGAAATACTGGGTGCCAGTACAGAAAAAATCATTGGGGCCCTTTTAGAGAGCCGATTTAGATATGGCGATCATCCAGGGTCGCAGGTGGCTCGAATCCGTCTGATTAGCCAACAAATGAAAGGGATGAAAGAAAAAGAATTAAGCAAATCTCTAACAGAAATAAAAGAGATTGCAAAGGGTTCGCCATTGCCACGGATGGAAGAGTTCACGACCCTCAAGATTGCCGATGGTCTGCATCGACGAAAAGAATTCGCAAGAGCCGTAAATTATTTGAAAGATTACTATCAAAAAAACCCCATGACCACCAGTCTTGATTTTTTCAGAAGGCGTATTGCCAATGAAATGTCTGACGTGGTGAAAATCAAAGTGGATAGCCAAGAATTTATAGGGGCCTTAGAGTACGTGAAGGCCAACTCTCATACCTGGTTACGTGGATCGGATCGGGTAGATATACCATTTTTTGTAGCCGAGTCCTTTGAACAGGCATCAGTCCTGGATGAGGCAGAGCGTGGATATAAGGAAGTTCTGGTCCGGCTTGAGAAGATGGCGGGCACTCAAGAAGAGAAAGAGCGTCGTGTACATGAACATTTGCCAAAGATGGCCGAAGTTAAATTGCGCCTGGCCAAAGTGTCTTTAGATCAAAGAAAATACAAAGAGTCTGACGAGTACCTAAAAAAGATCACTCAACACGAGGATCTCTCGGCCGACGACTATATCGAGATGATTCGAGTGTCGGCAAAAGTAAATGAGCGCCGGGGACTTTTGCGGTTGGCAAAACATGATCTTGAAAAACTTGTTGAAAACTGGAAAGGCCAGGCCAGTAAACTGGGGCCGGCTTATGTTGATTTGGCGGAGCTACACTATAAAGGCGGAGCATATAAAACGGCGGCAGACTATGTTGACCACGCGGCGGAAAGTCTGGCCCAAGTTCAAGAGCAGGATCCTGAGCTTGACCTAAGAATGCGGCGACTCAAGGGCGACATCCTCGTTCAGCAAGGGCAGGAGATGGCCGCCGTTGAGGCTTATTTAGGAGTCCTTGATTCCTATGAATCAAAGATGCCCTTGGGATCGCTGAGATTCAAAGTAGGCGATCTTCTCTATGCCCGTGGTGATGTAAAAGGGGCTGAGACCATATGGCAGGGGCTCGCTGATAATGACAGTCTGTATAAAACCTTAGCACAAGAAAAACTCACGCGGGCTAAATGGCAAGACGAGTACCAACGGTATGTAGATCGTATTCCAGCAGCGTCTTCAATAAATGCCAGGGAGAAGAGTCAATGA